From one Brachypodium distachyon strain Bd21 chromosome 4, Brachypodium_distachyon_v3.0, whole genome shotgun sequence genomic stretch:
- the LOC100823399 gene encoding ubiquitin carboxyl-terminal hydrolase 5 — protein sequence MEMVVSAPPPELLPEEEMALIRDITVAAESQAKEGDVFFLITNRWWQSWIDYVIQDSAGVTSNGYHHHEFGSNAPRRPGAINNTDLLDDLAYEVSNMDMELHDTLVEGRDYILLPQQVWEKLHGWYGGGPTLPRKAINTGLSQTDLAIEVYPLRLQLLLMPKGEQAVIRISKKDIVGELHKKACEVFDLVPDEVCIWDYYGRKKHALMDNLEKTLDDANIQMDQDILVEVSTDANGIFDGGCMSSIQENDFFERASSLMADASKSGLSSENLASINYASRSYSSGLPQNQCPRSSNGDSENVPGTVGVTTRGSPSGLTGLLNLGNTCFMNSAVQCLVHTPEFARYFREDYHCEINWNNPLGMVGELALAFGELLRKLWSPSRTPVSPRPFKTKLSRFAPQFSGYNQHDSQELLAFLLDGLHEDLNRVKHRPYLKSNDADGRSDEEVADEYWANHIARNDSIIVDVCQGQYKSTLVCPICGKVSVTFDPFMYLSLPLQFASTRSMTVVVFTCDGSAPPTPYTVSVPKQGRCRDLIQALSSACSLKNEEKLLIAEIRNHRVHLFLEDPVLQLSTIKDDDHLAVYRLPKLEKRASYIQFVHRREELDHGNNSSSMSWKPYGVPLLAQIPRNETVTGSAIHEMGRKMLVPMLRNQVAQHTAVQSSLSTRTQSYHTDGSKFQLQLNDDSNTVIEQTDYAIRVPQSSLATIIFVNWSKSDLKKLNTNHLENLPEVFKYAPPAKRTRGEPLSLYACLDAFLREEPLVPEEMWYCPRCKEQRQASKKLDLWRLPEVLVIHLKRFSFSRSTKHKLETFVNFPIHDLDLTNYIANKKISQRQIYELYAVSNHYGSMASGHYTANIKLLDENRWYNFDDSHVSAINEEDVKSGAAYVLFYRRVRELDGAASNGTQSCVKRNHRSSQR from the exons GTGGTGGCAAAGTTGGATTGATTATGTCATTCAAGATTCAGCTGGTGTAACAAGTAATGGTTATCATCATCATGAGTTCGGTTCAAATGCTCCAAGAAGGCCAGGAGCTATTAACAATACAGATTTGCTGGATGATTTGGCATATGAAGTTTCCAATATGGATATGGAGCTACATGATACCTTGGTTGAAGGCCGCGACTATATATTGCTACCTCAGCAAGTCTGGGAAAAGCTGCATGGTTG GTATGGTGGAGGACCAACATTACCAAGAAAGGCAATCAATACTGGCTTGTCCCAAACTGATCTAGCCATAGAAGTTTATCCTTTACGTCTGCAGTTACTTCTGATGCCAAAAGGAGAGCAAGCGGTTATAAGGATAAGCAAGAAG GATATAGTTGGTGAACTCCATAAGAAGGCTTGTGAGGTTTTTGATTTGGTACCAGATGAG GTGTGCATTTGGGACTACTATGGTCGGAAAAAGCATGCTCTGATGGATAACTTGGAGAAGACGCTTGATGATGCCAACATTCAGATGGATCAAGAT ATTCTAGTTGAGGTTTCTACTGATGCAAATGGTATTTTTGATGGTGGATGCATGAGTTCGATCCaagaaaatgatttttttgaaCGAGCATCTTCTTTGATGGCAGATGCCTCGAAATCAGGATTGTCAAGTGAGAATTTAGCATCAATTAATTATGCTTCTAGAAGCTATAGCTCTGGTCTCCCTCAAAACCAGTGCCCACGGTCTTCCAATGGTGACTCGGAGAATGTGCCTGGTACTGTTGGTGTGACCACCCGGGGATCTCCTTCAGGTCTTACAGGGCTACTTAACTTGGGAAATACATGTTTCATGAACAGCGCCGTGCAGTGTCTTGTGCACACACCAGAGTTTGCTAGATATTTCCGTGAAGATTACCACTGTGAAATTAATTGGAACAATCCACTTGGCATGGTG GGTGAACTTGCGCTAGCTTTTGGTGAGCTACTGAGGAAACTTTGGTCTCCTAGCCGTACCCCAGTTTCGCCCCGACCATTTAAAACAAAGCTTTCTCGGTTTGCACCTCAGTTCAGTGGATACAATCAGCATGATTCACAG GAGCTGTTGGCATTCCTTCTGGATGGACTACATGAAGACTTGAACCGTGTGAAACATAGACCTTACTTAAAATCTAATGATGCTGATGGACGATCAGATGAAGAGGTTGCTGACGAGTATTGGGCAAATCATATTGCCAGAAACGACTCTATCATTGTTGATGTATGCCAG GGACAGTACAAGTCAACTTTGGTCTGCCCAATCTGTGGAAAGGTGTCAGTGACTTTTGATCCCTTCATGTATCTTTCCTTGCCCCTACAATTTGCTTCAACACGAAGCATGACCGTTGTGGTCTTCACATGTGATGGGAGTGCTCCACCAACACCATACACTGTAAGTGTACCGAAGCAAGGTAGGTGCAGAGATCTTATCCAAGCCCTCAGCAGTGCATGCTCGCTTAAAAATGAAGAGAAACTTCTAATTGCAGAG ATACGTAATCATAGGGTCCATCTTTTTCTTGAGGATCCTGTGCTTCAGCTGTCTACAATTAAAGATGATGATCATCTGGCAGTTTATAGACTTCCAAAATTGGAAAAAAGGGCAAGCTATATTCAATTTGTGCATCGTCGTGAAGAACT GGATCATGGAAACAATAGCAGCTCAATGTCTTGGAAACCATATGGTGTTCCTCTTCTAGCGCAAATACCTCGCAATGAAACTGTCACGGGATCAGCCATCCATGAGATGGGTCGTAAAATGCTTGTTCCCATGTTAAGAAATCAGGTGGCACAACATACGGCAGTTCAAAGTTCTCTTTCCACAAGAACACAAAGCTACCATACCGACGGCAGCAAATTTCAGCTACAGTTGAATGATGATAGTAACACAGTTATTGAGCAAACAGATTATGCTATCAGGGTTCCACAGTCTTCGCTTGCAACTATAATATTTGTCAACTGGTCCAAGTCAGATCTTAAAAAATTGAACACTAATCATTTGGAGAACCTTCCTGAGGTTTTCAAATATGCACCACCTGCCAAGAGGACACGTGGTGAACCTCTATCGCTCTATGCATGCTTGGATGCTTTCTTGAGAGAAGAACCACTTGTTCCCGAAGAAATGTG GTACTGTCCGAGATGCAAGGAGCAAAGGCAAGCCAGTAAAAAGCTTGATTTGTGGAGGCTACCAGAAGTGTTGGTTATTCATTTGAAGAGATTCTCATTTAGTAGGTCAACTAAGCATAAACTAGAAACTTTTGTTAACTTCCCAATACATGACTTGGATTTGACAAACTATATTGCTAACAAGAAGATCTCGCAACGACAAATATATGAGTTGTATGCTGTGAGCAATCATTATGGCAGCATGGCAAGTGGGCATTATACGGCCAACATAAAG CTCTTGGATGAGAACCGGTGGTATAATTTCGATGATAGCCATGTTTCTGCCATCAACGAAGAAGATGTGAAGTCTGGTGCAGCCTATGTGCTGTTCTACAGAAGAGTTCGAGAGCTAGATGGGGCAGCAAGCAATGGAACCCAGTCATGCGTGAAACGAAACCACAGATCTAGCCAAAGATAG